A region from the Catharus ustulatus isolate bCatUst1 chromosome W, bCatUst1.pri.v2, whole genome shotgun sequence genome encodes:
- the LOC117005087 gene encoding arrestin domain-containing protein 3-like isoform X3: MQEMMTTPKKAFTPFIQEGMNMHSALSFHRCESIQIFAEIENCSSRMVVPKATIYQTQAFYAKGKMKEVRQLVANLRGESLSSGKTETWNGKQLKIPPVSPSILDCSIIRVEYSLMVYVDIPGAVDLFLNLPLVIGTIPLHPFGTRTSSVSSQGSMDMNWLGLTLPERLEAPPSYAEVVTGENRQSGLAPVTAFDDFQRALQGPLFAYIQEFRFLPPPLYSEVLHEVPWLLHHAISWSCRPGR, from the exons ATGCAAGAG ATGATGACAACTCCGAAGAAGGCCTTCACACCATTCATTCAGGAAGGCATGAATATGCATTCAGCTTTGAGCTTCCACAGAT gtgAATCAATTCAGATCTTTGCTGAGATTGAGAATTGTTCTTCCCGTATGGTGGTGCCAAAGGCAACCATTTACCAAACGCAGGCATTCTATGCcaaagggaaaatgaaggaagTCAGACAGCTTGTTGCCAACCTCCGTGGGGAATCCTTGTCATCTGGCAAAACAGAAACCTGGAATGGCAAACAGTTGAAAATTCCACCTGTTTCCCCTTCAATCCTTGACTGTAGTATAATCCGTGTGGAGTATTCACTGATG gtaTATGTTGATATTCCAGGAGCTGTGGATTTATTCCTTAACTTACCACTGGTCATTGGTACTATTCCTCTACATCCATTTGGTACCAGAACATCAAGTGTAAGCAGCCAGGGTAGCATGGACATGAATTGGCTTGGTCTGACTCTGCCTGAAAGACTAGAAG cacctcctAGCTATGCAGAAGTGGTCACAGGGGAAAACAGACAGTCTGGTCTTGCACCTGTAACTGCTTTTGATGATTTTCAGAGagcactgcaaggaccattATTTGCATACATCCAGGAGTTTCGttttctgcctcctcctctaTATTCAGAA GTGCTTCATGAGGTGCCCTGGCTTCTCCATCATGCGATTTCCTGGAGCTGCCGACCTGGAAGGTAA
- the LOC117005087 gene encoding arrestin domain-containing protein 3-like isoform X2, which translates to MQEMMTTPKKAFTPFIQEGMNMHSALSFHRCESIQIFAEIENCSSRMVVPKATIYQTQAFYAKGKMKEVRQLVANLRGESLSSGKTETWNGKQLKIPPVSPSILDCSIIRVEYSLMVYVDIPGAVDLFLNLPLVIGTIPLHPFGTRTSSVSSQGSMDMNWLGLTLPERLEAPPSYAEVVTGENRQSGLAPVTAFDDFQRALQGPLFAYIQEFRFLPPPLYSEPGALMAWGERETRSLCHRLGAEAAVSEQEQPWGGKASPSVAGVPGMAPA; encoded by the exons ATGCAAGAG ATGATGACAACTCCGAAGAAGGCCTTCACACCATTCATTCAGGAAGGCATGAATATGCATTCAGCTTTGAGCTTCCACAGAT gtgAATCAATTCAGATCTTTGCTGAGATTGAGAATTGTTCTTCCCGTATGGTGGTGCCAAAGGCAACCATTTACCAAACGCAGGCATTCTATGCcaaagggaaaatgaaggaagTCAGACAGCTTGTTGCCAACCTCCGTGGGGAATCCTTGTCATCTGGCAAAACAGAAACCTGGAATGGCAAACAGTTGAAAATTCCACCTGTTTCCCCTTCAATCCTTGACTGTAGTATAATCCGTGTGGAGTATTCACTGATG gtaTATGTTGATATTCCAGGAGCTGTGGATTTATTCCTTAACTTACCACTGGTCATTGGTACTATTCCTCTACATCCATTTGGTACCAGAACATCAAGTGTAAGCAGCCAGGGTAGCATGGACATGAATTGGCTTGGTCTGACTCTGCCTGAAAGACTAGAAG cacctcctAGCTATGCAGAAGTGGTCACAGGGGAAAACAGACAGTCTGGTCTTGCACCTGTAACTGCTTTTGATGATTTTCAGAGagcactgcaaggaccattATTTGCATACATCCAGGAGTTTCGttttctgcctcctcctctaTATTCAGAA CCAGGGGCCCTGATGGcctggggggagagagagacGAGAAGCCTTTGCCACCGTCtaggagcagaagcagctgtCTCGGAGCAGGAGCAGCCGTGGGGAGGCAAAGCCTCCCCCAGTGTAGCCGGAGTTCCTGGCATGGCTCCAGCATGA
- the LOC117005087 gene encoding arrestin domain-containing protein 3-like isoform X4 has protein sequence MQEMMTTPKKAFTPFIQEGMNMHSALSFHRCESIQIFAEIENCSSRMVVPKATIYQTQAFYAKGKMKEVRQLVANLRGESLSSGKTETWNGKQLKIPPVSPSILDCSIIRVEYSLMVYVDIPGAVDLFLNLPLVIGTIPLHPFGTRTSSVSSQGSMDMNWLGLTLPERLEAPPSYAEVVTGENRQSGLAPVTAFDDFQRALQGPLFAYIQEFRFLPPPLYSELALKSNTPGV, from the exons ATGCAAGAG ATGATGACAACTCCGAAGAAGGCCTTCACACCATTCATTCAGGAAGGCATGAATATGCATTCAGCTTTGAGCTTCCACAGAT gtgAATCAATTCAGATCTTTGCTGAGATTGAGAATTGTTCTTCCCGTATGGTGGTGCCAAAGGCAACCATTTACCAAACGCAGGCATTCTATGCcaaagggaaaatgaaggaagTCAGACAGCTTGTTGCCAACCTCCGTGGGGAATCCTTGTCATCTGGCAAAACAGAAACCTGGAATGGCAAACAGTTGAAAATTCCACCTGTTTCCCCTTCAATCCTTGACTGTAGTATAATCCGTGTGGAGTATTCACTGATG gtaTATGTTGATATTCCAGGAGCTGTGGATTTATTCCTTAACTTACCACTGGTCATTGGTACTATTCCTCTACATCCATTTGGTACCAGAACATCAAGTGTAAGCAGCCAGGGTAGCATGGACATGAATTGGCTTGGTCTGACTCTGCCTGAAAGACTAGAAG cacctcctAGCTATGCAGAAGTGGTCACAGGGGAAAACAGACAGTCTGGTCTTGCACCTGTAACTGCTTTTGATGATTTTCAGAGagcactgcaaggaccattATTTGCATACATCCAGGAGTTTCGttttctgcctcctcctctaTATTCAGAA cTTGCCCTTAAAAGTAATACCCCAGGAGTTTGA
- the LOC117005087 gene encoding arrestin domain-containing protein 3-like isoform X1 has protein sequence MQEMMTTPKKAFTPFIQEGMNMHSALSFHRCESIQIFAEIENCSSRMVVPKATIYQTQAFYAKGKMKEVRQLVANLRGESLSSGKTETWNGKQLKIPPVSPSILDCSIIRVEYSLMVYVDIPGAVDLFLNLPLVIGTIPLHPFGTRTSSVSSQGSMDMNWLGLTLPERLEAPPSYAEVVTGENRQSGLAPVTAFDDFQRALQGPLFAYIQEFRFLPPPLYSEVLHEVPWLLHHAISWSCRPGSLPLKVIPQEFDMAHKHCSWKTVKMGRVSRFADFSWADANCESENAREFYFSLGKENFYRRTRRNSSP, from the exons ATGCAAGAG ATGATGACAACTCCGAAGAAGGCCTTCACACCATTCATTCAGGAAGGCATGAATATGCATTCAGCTTTGAGCTTCCACAGAT gtgAATCAATTCAGATCTTTGCTGAGATTGAGAATTGTTCTTCCCGTATGGTGGTGCCAAAGGCAACCATTTACCAAACGCAGGCATTCTATGCcaaagggaaaatgaaggaagTCAGACAGCTTGTTGCCAACCTCCGTGGGGAATCCTTGTCATCTGGCAAAACAGAAACCTGGAATGGCAAACAGTTGAAAATTCCACCTGTTTCCCCTTCAATCCTTGACTGTAGTATAATCCGTGTGGAGTATTCACTGATG gtaTATGTTGATATTCCAGGAGCTGTGGATTTATTCCTTAACTTACCACTGGTCATTGGTACTATTCCTCTACATCCATTTGGTACCAGAACATCAAGTGTAAGCAGCCAGGGTAGCATGGACATGAATTGGCTTGGTCTGACTCTGCCTGAAAGACTAGAAG cacctcctAGCTATGCAGAAGTGGTCACAGGGGAAAACAGACAGTCTGGTCTTGCACCTGTAACTGCTTTTGATGATTTTCAGAGagcactgcaaggaccattATTTGCATACATCCAGGAGTTTCGttttctgcctcctcctctaTATTCAGAA GTGCTTCATGAGGTGCCCTGGCTTCTCCATCATGCGATTTCCTGGAGCTGCCGACCTGGAAG cTTGCCCTTAAAAGTAATACCCCAGGAGTTTGACATGGCCCACAAACACTGCTCTTGGAAGACTGTGAAGATGGGAAGAGTTTCGCGATTTGCGGATTTTTCCTGGGCAGATGCGAATTGTGAAAGTGAAAATGcaagagaattttatttttctcttggaaaagaaaatttctatAGGCGAACAAGAAGaaactcctctccctga